In a genomic window of Thermodesulfatator atlanticus DSM 21156:
- the dnaA gene encoding chromosomal replication initiator protein DnaA — protein MERLWEAILDTLRNILPEASFRVWIKPLKFLSLDGNHLIIACPNQFSLDWIKENYLPYFEEALKSQKISLKIKFKVIEESSPPIIQAELPYDPTRLIGRKLSKRFTFEEFVVGECNRLAYATCWAIANKAPDSPIIYLCAGTGLGKSHLSQAIGNHLLQHPSKGKICYLTAQDFTAHVVKALRQDRLEDFKEKLRHGLEILMLEEVHRFSGKDFTQKELALTLDYLYDLGKIVVFTANRPPQEIEKLDESLRSRFQAGAIIKINPPDYQTRLNIIKRKAKKQGITLSEEVTEFLAKNLRGDIRQIESAIVGLVARSSLLREPITLALAQELVQEIAPQTPALTKDFIVDLVCKHFRVSREELFSRKREKKIAFPRQVAMYLCRRFTDESLQSIGKLFNRDHATVVYAVKNIDKKISQPGSLKYQIEYLCREIEEYTQPTKQNDHKRITQDSGQEAAYLERRL, from the coding sequence ATGGAAAGACTGTGGGAAGCGATACTGGACACTTTGCGTAACATACTTCCTGAAGCAAGTTTCAGGGTTTGGATAAAACCCCTAAAATTTTTAAGCTTAGACGGAAACCACCTGATTATCGCTTGCCCCAACCAGTTTAGCCTTGATTGGATTAAGGAAAATTATCTTCCATATTTTGAAGAAGCCCTTAAATCACAAAAGATTTCCTTAAAAATCAAATTCAAGGTGATAGAAGAATCTTCCCCTCCCATTATTCAGGCAGAGCTTCCTTATGACCCCACAAGGCTTATTGGCAGAAAGCTATCAAAGCGCTTTACTTTTGAAGAATTCGTGGTGGGAGAATGCAACAGACTTGCCTATGCCACTTGTTGGGCCATTGCTAATAAAGCCCCTGATAGCCCGATAATTTATCTTTGTGCCGGAACAGGTCTTGGCAAAAGCCATTTAAGCCAGGCTATTGGAAACCATCTCTTACAACATCCTTCTAAGGGGAAAATTTGCTATCTTACCGCGCAAGATTTTACCGCCCACGTGGTTAAGGCCTTGCGGCAAGATCGTTTGGAAGATTTCAAAGAAAAATTGCGCCACGGGCTTGAAATCCTTATGCTTGAAGAGGTACATCGGTTTTCAGGTAAAGATTTTACCCAAAAAGAATTAGCGCTAACCCTGGATTATCTTTACGATCTTGGGAAAATAGTTGTCTTTACGGCGAATCGCCCCCCTCAGGAAATAGAAAAACTAGACGAAAGTCTGCGCAGCCGTTTTCAGGCAGGGGCCATCATAAAAATTAATCCCCCTGATTATCAGACCCGCTTAAACATTATTAAACGCAAGGCCAAAAAACAGGGGATTACCCTCTCAGAAGAGGTAACAGAATTTCTTGCAAAAAATTTACGAGGCGATATCAGGCAAATAGAAAGCGCTATTGTGGGTTTGGTGGCGCGTTCAAGCCTTTTGCGTGAGCCCATAACGCTTGCTTTAGCTCAGGAACTGGTACAAGAAATAGCACCTCAGACCCCCGCGCTTACCAAAGATTTTATCGTTGACCTTGTTTGCAAACATTTCAGGGTAAGTCGGGAAGAACTTTTTTCGCGCAAACGAGAAAAAAAGATCGCCTTTCCCAGGCAGGTAGCCATGTATCTGTGTCGGCGTTTTACTGACGAAAGCCTCCAGTCTATCGGAAAGTTATTTAACCGCGACCATGCCACGGTAGTTTATGCCGTAAAAAATATAGACAAAAAAATAAGCCAGCCAGGCTCACTTAAATACCAAATAGAGTACCTTTGCCGTGAAATCGAAGAATACACTCAACCCACTAAACAAAACGATCACAAAAGAATTACGCAAGATTCTGGGCAAGAGGCTGCTTACCTCGAGAGAAGATTGTAA
- a CDS encoding FAD-binding oxidoreductase → MKSKNTLNPLNKTITKELRKILGKRLLTSREDCKAYACDSSPESFLPDAVALPETADEVAKILALAQEYRFPVIPRGAGTATTGASLASKGGLILSLLRLNHILEINEEDLVAVVEPGVFTGDFKREVEARGLFYPPDPASYEFSTIGGNVACGAGGPKGLKYGTTKDYVLGLEVVLPGGDRLFVGRRTMKGVVGYDLVHLLTGSEGTLAVITKLILKLIPKPPFEGTVAAWFSGPKEVAEAFLKVLQEGLFPATAELLDETTLSAVKNFLPEKIPEKAKALLLLEFDGAKKQVEEDISIAEKKLKEICLKVEIAYRKEDREKLWLARRSISPALKQIANGKIADDVVLPRSKVPFLLEFAKQKGKEKGLFVACFGHLGDGNIHVNIIFDKKDLSQLEKAKKLREEILSEVLRLSGTISGEHGIGLTKKGYLPKELSPAGLSIMKEIKKIFDPYSILNPGKIF, encoded by the coding sequence GTGAAATCGAAGAATACACTCAACCCACTAAACAAAACGATCACAAAAGAATTACGCAAGATTCTGGGCAAGAGGCTGCTTACCTCGAGAGAAGATTGTAAGGCTTATGCGTGCGATAGTTCGCCTGAGTCTTTTTTACCAGATGCAGTAGCTTTGCCAGAAACTGCTGATGAGGTTGCTAAAATACTTGCCCTTGCCCAAGAATACCGTTTTCCAGTAATTCCTCGAGGTGCAGGAACAGCTACTACCGGGGCTTCTCTTGCATCCAAAGGAGGTCTTATCCTTTCGCTCTTGCGTTTAAACCACATCTTAGAAATAAACGAAGAAGACCTGGTGGCCGTGGTAGAGCCCGGGGTTTTTACTGGAGATTTCAAGCGAGAGGTAGAAGCAAGGGGGCTTTTTTATCCCCCAGATCCTGCCAGCTATGAATTTTCGACAATCGGTGGAAACGTGGCCTGCGGTGCTGGCGGGCCTAAAGGGCTTAAGTATGGAACAACCAAAGACTACGTCTTAGGGCTTGAGGTAGTCCTACCAGGGGGAGATAGATTATTCGTTGGCCGCCGCACCATGAAAGGAGTGGTTGGCTATGATCTTGTCCATCTTTTAACCGGCTCAGAGGGTACTTTGGCAGTTATTACAAAATTGATTCTTAAGCTTATTCCCAAGCCGCCTTTTGAGGGAACCGTAGCAGCCTGGTTCTCGGGGCCTAAGGAAGTTGCAGAGGCCTTTCTCAAAGTATTACAAGAGGGACTCTTTCCCGCTACCGCAGAACTTCTTGATGAAACAACACTTTCCGCGGTGAAAAACTTTTTGCCGGAAAAAATTCCTGAAAAGGCAAAAGCGCTTTTGTTGCTAGAGTTTGATGGAGCTAAAAAACAGGTAGAAGAAGATATTTCTATAGCTGAGAAAAAACTTAAAGAAATTTGCCTTAAAGTTGAAATAGCTTACCGAAAAGAAGATCGTGAAAAACTCTGGCTGGCAAGACGTAGCATCTCTCCTGCACTTAAGCAAATAGCTAATGGGAAAATTGCAGATGATGTAGTTCTTCCGCGCAGCAAAGTACCTTTCCTTCTCGAGTTTGCTAAGCAAAAAGGTAAAGAGAAAGGGCTTTTTGTGGCTTGTTTTGGTCATTTAGGTGATGGAAATATTCACGTAAATATCATTTTTGATAAAAAAGACTTAAGCCAGTTAGAAAAAGCCAAAAAATTGCGCGAGGAAATACTCTCAGAGGTGCTTAGACTTTCAGGAACAATTTCTGGAGAGCACGGTATCGGTTTAACCAAAAAAGGCTATTTGCCAAAAGAGCTAAGCCCCGCGGGGCTAAGTATCATGAAAGAAATTAAGAAAATTTTTGATCCTTATAGCATTCTTAATCCGGGAAAAATTTTTTAA
- a CDS encoding TonB-dependent receptor plug domain-containing protein: MSRHIFCVLCLFFLFLNAQNVWCYEPLLEEKKLQEIVSAARHETIFSQEPGTLSVITAKDIEILNPPDLLWVLRYLPGVLLEYTSTGYANIILRGGVAMFPPISILLDGRPYNIEAIGITVWPFLLLDPSEIERIELVRTPASVHFGSNAVTGAINVVTKTPEEIRKNKINVILGTQSYRKEIGIFKEEFSPWHIYAFLGHEHMDDYEQDKLNMERLMARLSAARLTKLGTARIDIGLYHGDLNNLYHLNLFNIGQGTILNAKNVNHWGARISLEGPSYFLRFSNFLADGYLDFSGLDVKKQYYKQGDYLIEAEKTFYFYKQRLNLGLNVEYVTVNADFLDNEYQTRFAFFGEDFISLNKKVSLIVGARINYNPISDFFISPRISSIINLSNNLSFRYTFTKSFGNPTILFSNINVKNFSVRQQNYPYDLLINIQKESDPDYLKQDAHEITINIKNGKNYLLISGFIYNLKNIMNYESKFNFPQIEFIPVKYKKEIKGFDIEYKHRTSSNINLRLNYEYTYVKNKTISSTRKEFPRHLLSGLLIFRNKKISSYIGANYFSEKEENNILIKDLFYLDMGLNYQINKNFKLSMQILNALKETNINTEFGTKLDRRIFVGIEFKW, encoded by the coding sequence ATGTCACGACACATATTTTGTGTATTATGTCTCTTTTTTTTGTTTTTAAACGCTCAAAATGTATGGTGCTATGAGCCGCTTTTAGAAGAAAAAAAACTCCAAGAGATAGTCTCTGCCGCACGACACGAAACTATTTTTTCGCAAGAGCCCGGGACTTTATCTGTCATTACAGCAAAAGATATAGAAATTTTAAATCCCCCAGACCTTTTGTGGGTTTTACGCTATCTACCAGGGGTTTTGCTGGAATATACCTCTACAGGCTACGCCAATATCATTTTGCGTGGTGGTGTAGCCATGTTCCCACCAATATCAATTCTTTTGGATGGGCGTCCTTATAACATCGAAGCGATTGGGATAACGGTTTGGCCATTTTTGTTGCTTGATCCTTCAGAAATTGAACGTATTGAATTGGTTCGTACCCCGGCATCAGTTCATTTTGGCTCAAACGCCGTAACAGGCGCCATAAATGTAGTTACCAAAACACCGGAAGAAATAAGAAAAAATAAAATAAATGTAATACTAGGAACACAAAGCTATAGGAAAGAAATAGGAATATTTAAAGAAGAGTTTTCTCCTTGGCATATCTATGCATTTCTTGGGCATGAACACATGGATGACTATGAACAAGACAAGCTTAATATGGAACGTCTAATGGCTCGCTTATCCGCAGCTCGTTTGACTAAACTTGGTACAGCTCGTATTGATATTGGATTATATCACGGCGACTTAAATAATTTATACCATTTAAACCTATTTAACATTGGACAAGGCACAATATTGAATGCCAAAAATGTAAATCACTGGGGGGCTAGAATATCTCTTGAAGGTCCTTCTTATTTTTTAAGATTCTCTAATTTTTTAGCAGATGGGTATTTAGACTTTTCGGGCTTAGACGTAAAAAAACAATATTATAAACAAGGAGATTACTTAATAGAAGCAGAAAAAACTTTCTATTTTTACAAGCAAAGATTAAATTTAGGATTAAATGTAGAATACGTTACCGTAAATGCAGATTTCTTAGACAACGAATATCAAACCAGATTTGCCTTTTTTGGGGAAGATTTTATTAGCCTAAATAAAAAGGTTTCCTTAATAGTTGGAGCTCGCATAAACTATAACCCAATATCAGATTTTTTTATTTCTCCCAGAATATCTTCAATCATAAATCTATCGAATAATTTATCATTCCGATACACTTTTACAAAATCTTTTGGCAATCCGACAATTTTATTTAGCAATATAAATGTCAAAAATTTCAGTGTTAGACAGCAAAATTATCCTTACGATCTATTGATAAACATTCAAAAAGAAAGTGATCCAGATTATTTAAAGCAAGACGCCCATGAAATAACTATTAATATAAAGAACGGCAAAAACTATTTATTGATATCTGGATTCATTTACAACTTGAAAAATATTATGAATTATGAAAGCAAATTTAACTTCCCACAAATTGAGTTTATTCCTGTAAAATATAAAAAGGAGATTAAGGGATTTGACATAGAATATAAACACAGGACCTCAAGTAATATAAACCTAAGATTAAACTATGAATACACATATGTAAAAAATAAAACTATATCGTCAACAAGAAAAGAATTTCCAAGACATTTATTGTCAGGCTTATTAATTTTCAGGAATAAGAAAATAAGTTCTTATATTGGAGCAAATTATTTCAGCGAAAAGGAAGAAAATAACATCCTTATTAAGGATTTATTCTATTTAGACATGGGATTAAATTATCAGATAAATAAAAATTTCAAACTTAGCATGCAAATTTTAAACGCACTAAAAGAAACAAACATAAATACGGAATTTGGAACGAAATTAGACAGACGCATTTTTGTAGGAATTGAATTCAAATGGTAA